Within Streptomyces sp. NBC_00704, the genomic segment ACGGATGGGCCGTCGCGGGCCCCGGCCCCTGGCACGTACGGGAGGAGGGCGTGCTCGCCGGGAGTTCCGCGCCCGCCCCCCTCGCCGACGGCGAGGCCGTCCGCATCGCCACCGGCGCCCGCATCCCGCTGGACACCACCGCGGTGCTGCGCAGCGAGCACGGCCGCACCGACGACGGCGGCCGACTGCATCCGACCCGCGAGATGCAACACGGCCAGGACATCCGGCCGCGCGGCCAGGAGTGCCGCACCGGCGACCAACTGCTCCTCGCCGGGGCGGTGGTGACACCGGCGGTCCTCGGTCTCGCCGCCGCCGCCGGCTACGACACGGTGACCGTCGTGCCCCGGCCCCGGGTGGAAGTCCTGGTGCTCGGCGACGAACTGCTCGCCGAGGGCCGGCCGCACGACGGCCTCATCCGGGACGCGCTCGGTCCGATGCTGCCGCCGTGGCTGCGAGCCCAGGGCGCCGAGGTCATCGCCGTACGCAGGCTCCGGGACGAGGCGAAGGCCCTGCTCAAGGCCATCACATCGTCGGACGCCGATCTGATCGTCACCACCGGGGGCACGGCCTCGGGGCCCGTCGACCATGTGCACCCCACACTGCGCCGGATCGACGCCGAACTCCTCGTCGACGGCGTCAAGGTGCGGCCCGGACATCCCATGCTGCTGGCCCGGGTCGAGGAGGGGCAGCACCTCGTCGGTCTGCCCGGCAACCCTCTCGCCGCCGTCTCCGGCCTGCTCACCCTCGCCGAACCGCTGCTGCGCACGCTCGCCTCCCGCGGGGCTCCCGAGCCCTACACGTTGCCGCTGCGGGAGTCCGTACAGGGGCACCCGCACGACACGCGGCTCATCCCGGTGGTGCTGCGGGGCGACCACGCCGTGCCGCTGCACTACAACGGTCCGGCCATGCTGCGGGGCATCGCGGCGGCCGATGCCCTCGCCGTCGTACCGCCGGGCGGCGCACCGGCGGGTCAGGAGGCGGAAGTGCTCGACCTGCCGTGGACCACGGCCGGGATCGGCGCCTGTTTCACGTGAAACAGGGCGTGTTTCACGTGAAACGCCGCCTTTGTTTCACGTGAAACACCGTCATGACGGCTCGGGTGCCGGGATGGTCCGGCTCACCGTGATGACCCGGTCCCCCTGCTGGAGACGGGCGAGCCGGGGGTCGGTGTAGTCGATCAGTTCCTTGCCCCGGACCACGGCCACCACGAGGTCCTTGCAGGCGCGGGGATCCTTGCCGGCTTCCGCATGGGTGATCGGGCGCTCGATGAGGTCCAGGCCGCTGCCGATGGTCATCAGGCTCTCCAGTGTCCGGGCCACGGTCGGGCTCACCATCGACACGCCGAGCAGCCGTCCGGCGGAACTGGAACTGGTGATCACGGTGTCGGCGCCGCTCTGTTTGAGCAGCGGCACGTTCTCGTCCTCACGGGCGGCGACCACGATGGTGGCGCGCCGGTTCAGCTGCCGGGCGGTCAGGGTGACCAGGGCGGCCGTGTCGTCGCGTTGGGGCGAGACGATCACTCGGCGGGCGTGCTGCACCTCGGCCTTGACCAGCGTCTCCGAACGGGTGGCGTCGCCCGTCACCGCCACCAGCCCGTCGTCCCCGGCGAGCAGCGCCGCCTTGCGCTGGGCGTCCACGATGACGATGTGCTCCTTGGGGATGCCCTGTCCGACGAGGGTCTGCACCGCGTGGCGGCCCTTCGTGCCGTATCCGACGACCACGATGTGGCCGCTGGTGCGGGACCGCCAGCGATGGATGCGGACCTGCTGGCGGGTGCGCTCGGTGAGGACCTCCAGGGTGGTGCCGACCAGGATGATCAGGAACAGCACGCGCAGCGGGGTGATGACCAGGATGTTGACCAGCCGGGCCGTGTCGCTGACCGGGGTGATGTCGCCGTAGCCGGTGGTGGAGAGGGTGACGGTGGCGTAGTAGGCCGCGTCCAGCAGTCCGACGGAGCCGTCGGAGTTGTCGTTGTAGCCGTCATGGTCGACGTAGACGATCAGTGTGGTGAGGGCCAGCACCAGAAGCCCCAGGGCCAGCCGCCGCAGCACCTGAAGGAGCGGCGGCGCGCCGACGCGCACGGGCATCGTGATGGTGCGGCCCGCTTCGGCGTCGTCGCGGGCTTCCGAGCGCGAGCGGTACCAGAGGGACCTGAACAGTGAGAACCTGGGCCTGCCGGGCTGTCGTTCATGGTCCTTCATCGTGTGCCCCCTGCTGACGGTGATCCGATCGGTGGGCACCATGGTTCCCGGCGGGTCCGCGCCCGTCATGAATCAACACGTGTCCCTGGCCCCCCAGATGTTCATGATCCCCGGAGGTCCCCTTGCGTGACCACATTGTCGTCGTCGGCTTCGGCACGAAGGGACGGTCCGCGATCCGGACGGCCTGCGCCGCGGGGCTGCGCAAGGACCAGGTCGTGGTGATCGACCCGAGCGCGAAGGTGGTCGAAGCCGCGACGGCCGAAGGGTACGAGGGCGTGGTCGGCGACGCGACGCGCAGCGACGTGCTGCGGCGGGCCGAGGTGCAGCGGGCGGGCCGGATCGTCATCGCGACCCAGCGCGACGACACGGCCGTTCTGGTCGTGCTCACCGCCCGCCAGCTCAACCCCGGCGCGAAGATCATGGCGGCTGTCCGCGAGGAGGAGAACGCGCCGCTGCTCAAGCAGTCGGGCGCCGACGAGGTCATCACCAGCGCCGGGGCGGCCGGACGGCTGCTGGGGCTGTCGGTGCTCAGCCCGGCGGCGGGCCGGGTCATGGAGGACCTCATCCAGCAGGGCGACGGGCTCGACCTGGTCGAACGCCCGGTCACCAAGGCCGAGGCGGGCCTCGGGCCGCGCGACACGGCCGACCTCGTGGTCAGCGTCGTGCGCGGGCATCGCGTCCTCGCCTACGACGACCCGGCGATCGGGGTGTTGCAGCTCACCGACCGGCTGGTCTCGATCGTGCGGATGGGGCCGGACCGAAGGCATGCCCAGCTCGGCGCCCCGGGGATGCCCGGAGTGCCGCCCCTGCCGCCGGCCTGAACCCTGAGCCGGCCGACAGCCGTCCGGCCCCGGCCGTCTGTTCCCGGCCGTCCTGCCCCCGGCCGTTCGCCCGTGGCCTTCCGGACGAAGCCGGGGAGTAGCGTCGTCCTCATGTATGCGATCACGATTCCCGAACCCGGCGGTCCCGAGGCGCTGGTCTGGGACGAGGTGCCCGATCCCGTTCCCGGCGAGGGCGAGGTCCTGGTCGAGGTGGTGGCCGGCGCCGTCAACCGCGCCGACATCCTGCAGCGGCAGGGCTTCTACGACCCGCCGCCCGGTGCGTCGCGCTATCCCGGCCTGGAGTGCTCCGGCAGGATCGCCGCGGTCGGTCCGGGCGTAACCGGCTGGAACACCGGCGACGAGGTGTGCGCGCTGCTCGCGGGCGGCGGCTACGCCGAGAAGGTGGCCGTGCCGGCCGGTCAGCTGCTTCCGGTGCCCGAAGGCGTCGACCTCCGGCAGGCCGCCGCGCTCCCCGAGGTGACCAGCACCGTCTGGTCGAACGTCTTCATGATCGCCCACCTCCGTCCCGGTGAGACGCTGCTCGTGCACGGCGGTTCCAGCGGCATCGGCACCATGGCGATCCAGCTGGCCAAGGCCGTCGGCGCGCGGGTCGCCGTCACCGCGGGCACCAAGGAGAAGCTGGACAAGTGCGCCGAACTGGGCGCCGACATCCTGGTCAACTACCGCGAGCAGGACTTCGTCGCCGAGGTCAGGCAGGCCACCGCCGGGGCCGGCGCGGACGTCATCCTCGACAACATGGGCGCGAAGTACCTGGACCGCAATGTCCAGGCCCTCGCCGTCAATGGCCGTCTCGCGATCATCGGCATGCAGGGCGGCGCCAAGGGCGAGCTGAACATCGGTGCGCTGCTCGGCAAGCGGGCCGCCGTCACCGCGACCTCGCTGCGGGCCCGTCCCCTGGAGGAGAAGGCCGCGATCGTGGCGGCCGTGCGCGAGCACGTCTGGCCGCTGGTCGCCGCAGGCCGGGTGCGCCCCGTCGTCGACCGCGAGGTCCCGATGAGCGACGCGGCCGCCGCCCACCGGATCGTGGAGGAGAGCGGCCACGTCGGCAAGGTCCTGCTGGTCGCACCCTGACACCCCGCACCCCGCACCCCGACACCCTGGCACCCGGCCGGGTGGGACCCCGGGCGGGCGGTGTCAGCTGCGGCGGAGGCGGAGGGCGGCGATCGCCAGGGCGATGCCGAGGCCGATGAGGACGAGCCCGCTGCCGAGCGGGAGGATCTGCAGGACGGGGCCGTCGGCCCGGTCCCCCTGGGTAGCCGCCTGCCGCAGGGAGTCCTCCGGCGCCGAGGTCACGGGCGCGGGGGCGTCGGCGCGGGAGTCCTCCGGCGCCGAGGTCACGGGCGCGGGGGCGTCGGCGGTCTGGGACGTGCCGTCGTCGGCGTGGTCGCCGTCGCCGGCCTCCAGCTCGCCGTCCCCTGCGTCCGGGTCCTCACCGGAGTCGTCCTCGCTTTCCGGGTCCTGCGCGGTCGCGTCCTCGTCCGCGTCCTCGCGCCCGGGCCGCGCGCGTCCCTCGCCCGCCCGGCTGCCGGCCCGGTCGGGTTCGTGCGGGGAGGGGGAGGGGGTGGCCGAAGCGGGCGCGTCGGCGTATGCCGGGAGGCGTCCGCGCGCCGGACCGGCCGCGTACGACGCGGCGCCCCCGTATGTCAGCACCAGGACTCCCGCCAGGGCCGTCATGGCCGCTCGGGTCCCGCACCATGCCCACTGCCTCGGAGTCACGTCCGTGACCCCCTCCCGGTGACCGTTCGCCAAGAAAACACCCACCAAGCGTGACATCGGGGCATTTCGCCCGCATTCCGGACTCCGCCGAACGGACACGCACGCAAACACGGGATCGCCTTTCACGGGGGGCACCACGGTGATGAGGTGGGCACGTGCGCGACAATGACGGCATGGAGATGCCGAGGAACGAAAGGTCGCCGGAGAACGCCCAGAGGATCCTGGTCGTAGGCCAGGACGGCATGGCGCTCGGCGGCACCGACGCCGACGAGGACTCCCGTGAGATTCCGGTGACGGAGCAGGTCGAGCAGCCGGCGAAGGTCATGCGGATCGGAAGCATGATCAAGCAGCTTCTGGAGGAGGTGCGCGCGGCTCCTTTGGACGAGGCGAGCCGGGCCCGGTTGAAGGAGATCCACTCCAGCTCGGTGAAGGAGCTGGAGGACGGCCTGGCCCCGGAACTGGTGGAGGAACTGGAGCGACTGTCCCTGCCGTTCAACGAGGAGTCGACGCCGAGCGACGCGGAGCTGCGCATCGCGCAGGCCCAGTTGGTCGGCTGGCTGGAGGGCCTCTTCCACGGCATCCAGACCACGCTCTTCGCCCAGCAGATGGCCGCGCGGGCCCAGCTGGAGCAGATGCGCCGCGCGCTGCCGCCCGGCATGAGCCATGAGGGCGCGGACGACCCGCGCGCCGCGGGCGGCCGTTCGGGCGGGCCGTACCTGTAGTCGTCAGCGGCCGTCCGCAGTACACGCAGACACGCAGTACACATCAAGGGCCCGGCGTCACCCGCCGGGCCCTCTCACATGCAGTTGCCCGCAGGTCATGCAGTCGTCCGTTACACAGTCGTCCGCAGGCAGTCGTCCGCAGGTCGCCGCCGAAGACGGGCGGCGGACGCGCCGGCCGGTCCTCAGGCCGGGTTGCCGGTGGAGACCTTCAGTTCGATCTCGGGCATGTCCTTGGGGTCGACGTCCGTGCCGGCCGAGGGGAACTGGTCCATGACCGCGCCGTCGCCGTACGTGTTCTCGTCGACCTTCGTGATCTTGTATGGCCAGCCGGCGGCCTGGAAGCAGGCCTTGACCGAACCGATGTACTTGAACCGGAAGTTCGGCACCCGGATCTTGTCGGGGTCGTTGTACGACTCCTGCGGCTCGGAGCACTCCGTCGCCTCGATCGTCTTGGAGGTGTCCGGCGCGCGGTAGTCCGCCGCCTTCGTCACCACCGGCGAGGAACTCGCGGTCCCGCCGCCGCCCTTGGCATCGTCGTCGCTGCCGCCGCCCACGGTGAGGCTGGCGATCAGACCGCCGACCGCGACGACGGCGACGACGGCCGAGCCGATGAGGACCGGCTTGTTGTTCCTGCGGCCGCCACCCGAGGGCACGGGGGTCGACGGCTGCGGGCCGAGGTTGTACGGGGTGTGCGGCGCCTGCTGGTTGTACGCCGGAGCGGGCGTCTGGTAGCCGCCCTGCTGCGGGTAGCCGTAGGACGCCGCGGGCGCCG encodes:
- a CDS encoding molybdopterin molybdotransferase MoeA, producing the protein MTPHGARQGLDAEDLDVEEALALVKDGNGSARPAGGSRPDRRGSAPSPSTGAADAGHREAGERRHRATAWSEARTIAARAARPGARPAPVSVGLGDALGLVLAAPLTALTDLPSFDTSAMDGWAVAGPGPWHVREEGVLAGSSAPAPLADGEAVRIATGARIPLDTTAVLRSEHGRTDDGGRLHPTREMQHGQDIRPRGQECRTGDQLLLAGAVVTPAVLGLAAAAGYDTVTVVPRPRVEVLVLGDELLAEGRPHDGLIRDALGPMLPPWLRAQGAEVIAVRRLRDEAKALLKAITSSDADLIVTTGGTASGPVDHVHPTLRRIDAELLVDGVKVRPGHPMLLARVEEGQHLVGLPGNPLAAVSGLLTLAEPLLRTLASRGAPEPYTLPLRESVQGHPHDTRLIPVVLRGDHAVPLHYNGPAMLRGIAAADALAVVPPGGAPAGQEAEVLDLPWTTAGIGACFT
- a CDS encoding potassium channel family protein, translated to MKDHERQPGRPRFSLFRSLWYRSRSEARDDAEAGRTITMPVRVGAPPLLQVLRRLALGLLVLALTTLIVYVDHDGYNDNSDGSVGLLDAAYYATVTLSTTGYGDITPVSDTARLVNILVITPLRVLFLIILVGTTLEVLTERTRQQVRIHRWRSRTSGHIVVVGYGTKGRHAVQTLVGQGIPKEHIVIVDAQRKAALLAGDDGLVAVTGDATRSETLVKAEVQHARRVIVSPQRDDTAALVTLTARQLNRRATIVVAAREDENVPLLKQSGADTVITSSSSAGRLLGVSMVSPTVARTLESLMTIGSGLDLIERPITHAEAGKDPRACKDLVVAVVRGKELIDYTDPRLARLQQGDRVITVSRTIPAPEPS
- a CDS encoding NAD(P)H-quinone oxidoreductase, giving the protein MYAITIPEPGGPEALVWDEVPDPVPGEGEVLVEVVAGAVNRADILQRQGFYDPPPGASRYPGLECSGRIAAVGPGVTGWNTGDEVCALLAGGGYAEKVAVPAGQLLPVPEGVDLRQAAALPEVTSTVWSNVFMIAHLRPGETLLVHGGSSGIGTMAIQLAKAVGARVAVTAGTKEKLDKCAELGADILVNYREQDFVAEVRQATAGAGADVILDNMGAKYLDRNVQALAVNGRLAIIGMQGGAKGELNIGALLGKRAAVTATSLRARPLEEKAAIVAAVREHVWPLVAAGRVRPVVDREVPMSDAAAAHRIVEESGHVGKVLLVAP
- a CDS encoding bacterial proteasome activator family protein, with product MEMPRNERSPENAQRILVVGQDGMALGGTDADEDSREIPVTEQVEQPAKVMRIGSMIKQLLEEVRAAPLDEASRARLKEIHSSSVKELEDGLAPELVEELERLSLPFNEESTPSDAELRIAQAQLVGWLEGLFHGIQTTLFAQQMAARAQLEQMRRALPPGMSHEGADDPRAAGGRSGGPYL